The following are encoded together in the Brassica napus cultivar Da-Ae chromosome A9, Da-Ae, whole genome shotgun sequence genome:
- the LOC106366465 gene encoding uncharacterized protein LOC106366465, which translates to MGCASSKQVKANVVSDVYKPPPSSFAVFNINSIEEPWLKFDHDDDEKPASAAVPIAVEEGDDDAPKTWDEVSKSLETHLNKPAAAKPAEVVSVEPPATPPRRLPRKSASFHTLDELETKARKQIAAQNPATTVKLKKTESMSELRPEFNRNESTQYNSGPRSVKENIFVLRDRERREKEGNKKPVMNWDPLREFPEKCPPGGGDGLVVYTTSLQGVRRTYEDCMRVRAIMEQQGVVVDERDVSLDAGVLSELKELLQDEATVAPPRVFVKGRYLGGAAEVTAMNENGKLGRVLRWARVERVGEEGRHTCEGCGGARWVPCLECGGSCKVAAVGVAAKGEGWGRCVKCNENGLIRCPVCFVN; encoded by the coding sequence ATGGGTTGTGCATCGTCTAAGCAGGTGAAAGCCAACGTCGTCTCCGACGTTTACAAACCACCGCCGTCTAGCTTCGCCGTGTTTAACATCAACTCCATCGAGGAGCCGTGGCTAAAATTCGACCACGATGATGACGAAAAACCCGCAAGCGCCGCCGTGCCAATCGCCGTGGAGGAAGGTGATGACGACGCTCCCAAAACATGGGACGAGGTCAGCAAGTCTCTAGAGACCCACCTTAATAAACCAGCCGCTGCTAAACCGGCTGAAGTGGTCTCCGTCGAGCCTCCGGCGACTCCTCCGCGACGGCTTCCTCGTAAGAGCGCATCGTTCCACACGCTGGACGAGCTAGAAACGAAGGCGAGGAAGCAAATCGCCGCGCAGAACCCGGCGACGACTGTCAAGCTTAAAAAAACAGAGTCGATGTCGGAGCTAAGACCGGAGTTCAATCGGAACGAGTCGACTCAGTACAACTCGGGGCCCCGGTCGGTGAAGGAGAACATATTCGTGCTGAGAGACAGGGAGCGGAGGGAGAAAGAAGGGAACAAGAAACCGGTGATGAACTGGGACCCACTCAGGGAGTTTCCGGAGAAGTGTCCGCCCGGAGGAGGCGACGGGTTGGTGGTGTACACGACGTCGCTGCAGGGAGTGCGTCGGACTTACGAGGACTGCATGCGCGTGAGAGCCATCATGGAGCAGCAAGGAGTGGTGGTGGACGAGAGGGACGTGTCTCTAGACGCCGGAGTGCTGAGTGAGCTCAAGGAGCTTCTCCAAGACGAAGCGACGGTGGCGCCGCCGAGGGTGTTCGTGAAAGGGAGGTATTTGGGAGGAGCGGCGGAGGTGACGGCGATGAACGAGAACGGGAAGTTGGGGAGAGTGTTGAGGTGGGCACGTGTGGAGAGAGTAGGGGAGGAAGGGAGGCACACGTGCGAAGGGTGTGGAGGAGCAAGGTGGGTTCCTTGTTTGGAGTGCGGGGGGAGCTGTAAGGTTGCGGCGGTGGGCGTGGCGGCGAAGGGAGAAGGATGGGGGAGGTGTGTCAAGTGTAATGAGAATGGATTGATACGTTGTCctgtttgttttgttaattaa
- the LOC106366463 gene encoding 30S ribosomal protein S6 alpha, chloroplastic translates to MVSSSLCLLNSPVCPHSLPNVSSQPLLSFSRSLRPFLSKSKPLASQKKKRDNSGLLVVKSQALDFSGTFFEGGFGSDDDPTSPSVSTALEDKPEPQCPPGLRQYETMAVLRPDMSEDERLGLTQKYEELLVAGGGMYVEVFNRGVIPLAYSIRKKNKAGETNTYLDGIYLLFTYFTKPESITPLESVLIADDDVIRSSSFKIKKRKYN, encoded by the exons ATGGTGTCGTCTTCGCTGTGTCTATTGAACTCTCCTGTTTGCCCTCACTCTCTTCCTAACGTCTCGTCGCAGCCACTCCTCTCTTTCTCCCGTTCCCTCAGGCCATTCCTTTCCAAGTCCAAACCTTTGGCCtcgcagaagaagaagagagacaaCTCTGGCCTACTCGTGGTGAAATCACAAGCTCTTGATTTCTCAGGCACTTTCTTTGAAGGCGGATTCGGCTCCGACGATGACCCCACTTCTCCTTCCGTCTCTACTGCCCTTGAGGACAAACCTGAACCTCAATGCCCTCCTGGTCTCCGACAGTACGAGACTATGGCCGTCTTGAGACCCGACATGTCTGAAGATGAGCGCCTTGGTCTCACCCAGAAGTACGAAGAG TTGCTTGTAGCTGGAGGTGGAATGTATGTGGAAGTTTTTAACAGAGGAGTGATTCCATTGGCTTACAGCATCCGAAAGAAGAACAAAGCTGGAGAGACCAACACTTACTTGGATGGCATCTACCTTCTTTTCACTTACTTCACCAAACCTGAATCCATCACTCCCCTCGAGTCCGTTCTCATTGCCGATGATGACGTTATCCGATCTTCTTCCTTCAAGATCAAGAAGAGGAAGTACAACTAA